A part of Rhodohalobacter barkolensis genomic DNA contains:
- a CDS encoding AsmA-like C-terminal region-containing protein: MKTFLKIFAGFIILLTIIIVALNLYFTDDRLKGMILPEVRAITGSDVQVENMSLTFFRTFPQFGVELENFLLPTPEGDTLATVDDLIVGVELLPLIRSELSISKLSINRPSISYHIYEDSTSNIDFLLDLADEESAEEEEGMAIDISRFTIREAELTYRDETTRSLFNLSELDADISLRFADLIESTVDAQLGSLSATIDETNYVSNLSLSLNQTSTLDLENEVLTLSEGVFSIRELALNLTGNISNWSSDAPSVDLQFSSSSDNFGELLRLAPPEYDEVLAGLETRGSMRLEGSVSGQITEEDLPQFDLVIDVADGYLQNPDLPDAIEDIIIQVDISNDLATIRDFRARAGDNTITATGTLERPLDDDGVFSVELDGDVDLGTLSRFYPIEEFGVDELAGLLEANANANGRMDQPEEATFSGIFKLTDGRIKYADVPRPIENIEADIEANQDRITINQSGLRAESNQFTMTGSVLNPLNENTRSVDLSANLNFDLATVKEFYPIDEDTLMMRGQLDAQIQLQGEPDPDQIEALLQSSTIELQNGYISHSSVARPLEDITFVAEATGTRLTISNSRFRTGENALVMTGTVSNYLSENPTFDLTFDGNALFDDISTYYPLEPWIQELTGNAVMNLNARGPAGDPTQIALNGSLEVSNVNAIGDSIPLPVTDLQGRLSTTPEVMTLEQFSMNYGSSDFELEGSLRRYLGFLEESHNSEATMPNMTGNYRSRFLNMDEMIDWEEETDEEPLPINLPNLTADVTANIDSLVIFGLPITSITGSGRMNPDELILDESEASMFEGAATGTMIWKVPDPLRTNVQFNGSLTDLRAKAFFRDTGFMGSDSKFHEYISGLFSSEFEYYTELDETAAPDITTTDASGTFGLAEGRIEGHPIQQRLAQFLRADELNRMNLDEFTSTFAIKDTVMTLEDFSLTSDNIGMELEGTQHLVTDAINYKATLFLPERFKRGIATVISNEAAEALQREDGTLAVPVLITGTSEDPQVRPDTSVIQDILRDRAGDALRRIFGGN; encoded by the coding sequence ATGAAAACCTTTCTCAAGATCTTCGCAGGGTTCATCATCCTGCTCACCATTATCATTGTAGCGCTGAACCTCTATTTCACTGATGACCGTCTAAAAGGAATGATTCTACCCGAAGTCCGGGCCATCACCGGCAGCGATGTTCAGGTTGAAAATATGTCGCTTACCTTTTTCCGAACCTTCCCACAGTTTGGTGTTGAGCTGGAGAATTTTCTACTTCCAACTCCGGAGGGAGATACGTTAGCAACCGTTGATGATCTTATTGTTGGTGTTGAACTCTTACCTCTTATCAGAAGTGAGCTATCCATATCAAAGCTCTCGATTAATCGACCTTCAATCTCGTATCATATTTATGAGGATTCCACATCGAACATAGATTTCTTACTCGATTTAGCTGACGAAGAGTCTGCCGAGGAAGAGGAAGGTATGGCTATTGATATTTCCCGGTTCACGATCCGTGAAGCAGAACTCACATACAGAGATGAAACCACCCGTTCTCTGTTCAACCTGTCGGAACTGGATGCCGACATTTCACTCCGTTTCGCCGACTTGATTGAAAGTACTGTGGATGCTCAACTCGGCTCCCTGAGTGCCACTATTGACGAAACCAATTACGTCAGCAATTTATCCCTCAGTCTAAACCAAACCTCCACTCTTGATCTCGAAAACGAAGTTTTAACCCTGAGCGAAGGTGTTTTTTCCATTCGTGAACTGGCCCTGAACCTTACCGGTAACATCTCGAACTGGAGTTCTGACGCACCGTCAGTCGATCTCCAATTCTCATCCAGTTCAGATAACTTTGGTGAACTTCTCCGACTGGCACCGCCGGAATATGATGAAGTACTTGCCGGACTCGAAACCCGTGGCTCAATGCGCCTGGAAGGATCGGTTTCGGGGCAAATAACAGAGGAGGATCTGCCTCAGTTCGATCTAGTTATTGATGTGGCCGACGGATACCTGCAAAATCCGGATCTTCCCGACGCTATCGAGGATATTATCATTCAGGTAGATATTAGTAACGACCTTGCTACCATCCGTGATTTTCGTGCCCGTGCCGGAGACAATACCATAACGGCAACAGGTACTCTCGAACGTCCGCTTGACGATGATGGGGTTTTCTCTGTTGAACTGGACGGCGATGTGGATCTCGGGACACTGAGCCGATTTTACCCTATCGAAGAGTTTGGAGTTGATGAACTTGCCGGACTCCTGGAAGCAAATGCCAACGCAAACGGTCGGATGGATCAACCCGAAGAGGCAACCTTTTCTGGAATTTTCAAGCTTACTGATGGCAGAATTAAATATGCGGATGTTCCTCGGCCAATCGAAAATATTGAAGCCGACATTGAAGCGAATCAAGATCGAATTACGATCAATCAGTCGGGACTCAGAGCAGAGTCTAATCAGTTTACTATGACGGGATCTGTTCTCAACCCACTGAATGAAAACACCCGATCGGTTGACCTTTCAGCCAATTTGAATTTCGACCTGGCTACTGTAAAAGAGTTCTACCCAATTGATGAGGATACATTGATGATGCGAGGACAGCTGGATGCGCAAATTCAACTTCAGGGAGAACCTGACCCGGATCAAATTGAAGCCCTGCTTCAAAGCAGTACTATTGAACTTCAAAACGGCTACATTTCGCACAGCAGTGTGGCCCGTCCGCTGGAAGACATCACCTTTGTTGCCGAAGCGACGGGAACTCGCTTAACAATCAGCAATTCACGATTCCGAACCGGCGAAAATGCCCTCGTCATGACCGGCACTGTTTCCAACTATTTAAGTGAAAATCCTACATTCGATCTTACATTCGATGGAAATGCTCTTTTTGATGACATCTCCACATACTATCCGCTTGAACCCTGGATTCAGGAACTGACCGGGAATGCAGTGATGAATCTGAATGCGCGGGGCCCGGCCGGTGATCCGACTCAAATTGCCCTGAATGGATCGTTAGAGGTAAGCAACGTCAATGCCATCGGAGACTCCATCCCACTGCCGGTTACGGATCTCCAGGGAAGACTGAGTACAACCCCTGAGGTAATGACGCTGGAACAATTTTCCATGAACTATGGCTCGTCAGACTTTGAGCTGGAGGGCTCACTACGCAGATATCTCGGTTTCCTTGAAGAGAGCCATAATTCGGAAGCGACGATGCCAAATATGACCGGAAACTACCGCAGCCGATTCCTCAACATGGATGAAATGATTGACTGGGAAGAGGAAACAGATGAAGAGCCGCTGCCCATCAACCTGCCAAATCTGACCGCAGATGTAACGGCAAATATTGATAGTCTCGTAATATTTGGGTTGCCGATCACATCAATCACCGGTTCAGGACGAATGAACCCCGACGAACTGATTCTGGATGAATCTGAAGCCAGCATGTTCGAAGGCGCCGCTACAGGAACAATGATCTGGAAAGTGCCCGATCCGCTTCGCACTAATGTTCAGTTTAACGGATCTCTTACAGATTTACGGGCAAAGGCATTTTTCCGTGACACCGGTTTTATGGGGAGCGATAGTAAGTTTCATGAGTACATCAGCGGACTATTCAGTTCAGAATTTGAATATTATACCGAACTGGATGAAACGGCCGCACCGGACATCACTACAACAGATGCATCCGGAACATTCGGGCTGGCCGAGGGACGAATTGAAGGACATCCGATACAGCAGCGTCTGGCTCAGTTCCTCCGCGCGGATGAACTCAACCGAATGAATCTGGATGAGTTCACGTCAACTTTTGCCATCAAAGATACCGTGATGACGCTGGAAGATTTCAGTCTAACCAGTGACAACATCGGCATGGAATTGGAAGGAACGCAGCACTTGGTAACCGATGCAATTAATTACAAAGCCACACTTTTCCTTCCCGAACGGTTTAAACGTGGCATTGCAACAGTCATTTCAAACGAAGCGGCCGAGGCACTACAGCGGGAAGACGGTACACTTGCGGTACCGGTCCTCATTACCGGAACATCGGAAGATCCACAGGTACGTCCCGATACGTCAGTCATTCAGGATATTCTCCGCGATCGTGCGGGAGACGCCCTTCGCAGAATTTTTGGAGGAAATTGA
- the gltX gene encoding glutamate--tRNA ligase, producing MEGSVRVRFAPSPTGFLHIGGLRTALYNYLFAKSHSGGKFILRIEDTDQSRYVEGAEQDIVDSLNWCGMDIDEGPNEGGDFGPYRQSERQEIYHKYAKQLIEDDKAYYAFDTTDEIDQMRERLKKSGNPSPKYDAVTRQSMKNSLTLSQDEVEKKLEAGEEYVIRLKVPRRETIRFEDLIRGHVSFESKGLDDQVLLKSDGMPTYHLANVVDDHLMEISHVIRGEEWLSSTPKHILLYQAFGWEPPQMAHLPLIMSPSGGKLSKRKAEEEGIPVNTKEYIKQNYEPEALVNFLAYLGWSPGDDSEIHSLNELCHLFSLDRVSKGGAVFNHKKLLWYNEHYLREQTDKAIAERLRPIAKAKGVEFPDDEYLQKAISLLKDRVSKIDELLDMGSFFFDDPEEYDEKALKKWKSDSSDLVSQYREKISGLQDDEFKAATLKSHLEDVINVNDVGFGKLMMPLRIAVTGQGFGPDLFASMELLGKEIVLKRLNTALEKLD from the coding sequence ATGGAAGGATCAGTACGCGTGCGTTTTGCACCATCACCCACAGGATTTTTGCACATTGGCGGACTCCGAACCGCACTTTACAACTATCTATTTGCAAAATCCCATTCGGGTGGAAAATTTATTCTACGAATTGAAGATACCGATCAAAGCCGATATGTAGAGGGGGCAGAACAGGATATTGTAGATTCTCTGAATTGGTGCGGCATGGATATTGACGAAGGCCCAAATGAAGGCGGTGATTTTGGACCTTACCGACAAAGTGAACGCCAGGAGATCTATCATAAATATGCTAAACAGCTGATTGAGGATGACAAAGCCTACTACGCGTTCGACACTACCGATGAAATCGATCAGATGCGTGAACGCCTGAAAAAGTCAGGGAATCCATCTCCAAAATATGACGCCGTCACACGTCAGTCGATGAAAAACAGCCTGACCCTTTCGCAGGATGAGGTCGAGAAAAAGCTTGAAGCCGGTGAAGAGTATGTAATTCGCCTGAAAGTACCGCGACGTGAAACCATCCGTTTTGAAGATCTCATTCGCGGACATGTTTCATTCGAATCAAAAGGACTGGACGATCAGGTTCTGCTGAAATCTGACGGGATGCCTACCTACCATCTTGCTAACGTTGTGGACGATCATTTGATGGAGATCTCTCATGTTATTCGTGGAGAAGAGTGGCTCAGCAGTACGCCAAAGCATATTCTTCTGTATCAGGCATTTGGCTGGGAACCCCCGCAAATGGCACATCTGCCCTTGATCATGTCACCAAGCGGTGGAAAACTCTCCAAGCGAAAAGCGGAGGAAGAGGGAATTCCGGTGAACACAAAAGAGTATATCAAACAAAATTATGAGCCGGAAGCACTGGTCAATTTCCTGGCGTATCTAGGTTGGAGTCCGGGAGACGATAGTGAAATTCACTCTCTGAATGAACTCTGCCATCTCTTTTCATTAGACCGGGTAAGCAAAGGCGGTGCGGTCTTTAACCACAAAAAGTTACTGTGGTATAATGAGCACTACTTGCGAGAACAAACAGACAAAGCCATTGCCGAACGATTAAGGCCAATCGCTAAAGCCAAAGGTGTTGAATTTCCGGATGATGAATATCTGCAGAAAGCAATTTCGCTTTTGAAAGACCGCGTCAGTAAAATTGATGAACTTCTGGATATGGGAAGTTTCTTTTTCGATGATCCTGAAGAGTATGATGAAAAAGCTCTCAAAAAATGGAAATCGGACAGCTCAGACTTGGTTTCTCAATACAGAGAGAAAATTAGTGGACTTCAGGATGACGAATTTAAAGCAGCCACATTAAAGAGTCATCTCGAGGATGTGATCAATGTAAATGATGTTGGTTTTGGCAAATTAATGATGCCTCTTCGTATTGCCGTAACAGGACAGGGTTTTGGGCCCGACTTGTTTGCATCCATGGAATTACTTGGAAAGGAGATCGTGCTAAAACGCTTAAACACTGCACTGGAAAAGCTGGATTAG